The following coding sequences are from one Arachis hypogaea cultivar Tifrunner chromosome 7, arahy.Tifrunner.gnm2.J5K5, whole genome shotgun sequence window:
- the LOC112702761 gene encoding protein FLX-like 1 yields the protein MAGRKPIGSSHPRLDVNHRLPHPSSSAAARALPIAVLEERVEARHRQIQSLLVDNQRLAATHVALKQDLAATQLDLRRISSVSAELKAERDAEVRRIYEKSLKLDTDARAVAAMSAELDQVRAEARELASAGEELAAKLSSVESDLARARAEAQVVPAIKADIEIVRREIQRGRNAVELEKKTYAANLEQRRTIDNNMIIMAREIEKLRTELANAEKKARAEITEARNPSPGYVATHNPEVGHGGMSFPPDSYSMHQIQQGVDGHHQYASGTLHHPYDMQHTHVPR from the exons ATGGCGGGGCGCAAGCCCATAGGGTCTTCCCACCCTCGCCTCGACGTCAACCACCGTCTCCCCCACCCTTCCTCCTCCGCCGCCGCACGCGCCCTCCCTATCGCCGTCCTCGAGGAACGCGTCGAAGCTCGCCACCGTCAGATCCAGTCTCTCCTCGTTGACAACCAGCGCCTCGCCGCTACCCACGTCGCCCTCAAGCAGGACCTCGCCGCTACACAGCTCGACCTCCGCCGTATCTCCTCCGTCTCCGCGGAACTCAAGGCTGAACGCGACGCCGAGGTACGCCGGATCTACGAGAAGTCTCTTAAACTCGACACCGATGCTCGCGCTGTCGCCGCCATGTCCGCCGAGCTCGACCAGGTCCGCGCCGAAGCTCGTGAGCTCGCCTCCGCCGGTGAGGAACTCGCCGCGAAGCTCAGCTCCGTCGAGAGTGACCTCGCCAGGGCGCGTGCGGAGGCTCAGGTCGTGCCAGCAATCAAGGCTGACATAGAGATCGTTCGCCGCGAAATTCAGCGAGGAAG GAATGCTGTTGAACTCGAGAAGAAGACATATGCTGCCAATCTTGAGCAAAGACGAACAATAGACAACAACATGATTATTATGGCCCGTGAAATTGAGAAGTTGCGTACTGAGCTGGCTAATGCAGAAAAGAAGGCGAGGGCTGAAATTACTGAAGCTAGAAACCCAA GTCCTGGATATGTTGCAACTCACAATCCAGAGGTGGGACATGGAGGAATGTCATTTCCTCCTGATTCATATAGCATGCATCAG ATTCAACAGGGGGTTGATGGTCATCATCAATATGCATCTGGAACACTACATCATCCATATGACATGCAGCATACACATGTGCCTAGATAG